From the Natranaeroarchaeum aerophilus genome, one window contains:
- a CDS encoding DUF5802 family protein: MFEEFSSGYYFGRLYVEPFDGDRAVMQREQHEQVNEELYATGDGVERLDAPLVMKLDRQHFSVHGDSGIPPDTIAVPESIIDGAGIENPPTLSEVFLAKREHARKLLGMFGQPSARADALDDGSTSGQ; the protein is encoded by the coding sequence ATGTTCGAAGAGTTCTCCAGCGGCTACTACTTCGGTCGATTGTACGTCGAACCGTTCGACGGTGATCGGGCGGTCATGCAGCGAGAGCAACACGAACAGGTGAACGAGGAGCTGTACGCGACCGGTGATGGGGTAGAGCGTCTCGACGCACCGCTGGTGATGAAACTCGACCGACAGCACTTCTCGGTTCACGGCGATTCGGGGATTCCGCCGGATACGATCGCAGTCCCGGAATCGATCATCGACGGGGCAGGAATCGAGAATCCGCCGACGCTCAGCGAGGTGTTCCTCGCAAAGCGTGAGCATGCCCGGAAGCTGCTCGGGATGTTCGGTCAGCCGTCAGCACGGGCGGACGCCCTCGACGATGGTTCGACGAGCGGCCAGTGA